One region of Trichoderma breve strain T069 chromosome 7 map unlocalized scaffold00007, whole genome shotgun sequence genomic DNA includes:
- a CDS encoding nucleotidyl transferase domain-containing protein: MGIEMMLERIMGAMEKQNQELTELRKECSDLRTSNRSMEIMLQNISQGRSNSPPGLSAGMSPSIGRERARSPFLPRRSTAQAGPSQVLITSPSHEVTTHSFPFPDDREIPGFYVVIPAGGAGTRLWPLSRENHPKFLLDVNLCGNSLLQSTWERLLPLAGPSRMTVVAGPAHSEGILGQLPNLDSSNLFTEPGPKDSMAAIGLAAAILLRRDPEAVIGSFAADHMISGEDAFLGAVTEAVEVAKEGYLVTIGIAPSHPATGFGYIRLGDKLGLKSAPHSRLVSSFKEKPDAHTAAKYLATGQYRWNAGMFVTKASLLMELMKENCPDLHEGLMNISAVWDDEAARKTALEEVWPTLEKIPIDNAVAEPAAAQGKVAVIPSTFGWDDVGDFSSLAEMLPAESNKPRVLGDQRLVVSEQTAGGIVVPVSGRLITCLGVDDIVIVDAPDALMVTTRARSQEVKSLVKKCREAGWKNLL; encoded by the exons ATGGGcattgagatgatgctggagcGCATCATGGGCGCGATGGAGAAGCAG AACCAAGAATTGACTGAGCTGCGAAAAGAATGCTCAGACCTTCGTACGTCGAACAGGAGCATGGAGATTATGCTCCAGAACATTTCT CAAGGACGCAGCAACAGCCCTCCGGGCCTCTCTGCCGGCATGTCTCCCAGCATCGGCCGTGAGCGTGCCCGCTCGCCTTTCTTGCCTCGCCGCTCCACAGCCCAGGCTGGTCCTTCTCAGGTCTTAATCACATCGCCCTCCCACGAAGTCACCACCCACTCCTTTCCCTTCCCGGATGATCGTGAGATCCCCGGATTCTACGTCGTGATCCCCGCAGGCGGTGCTGGTACCCGCCTGTGGCCCCTCTCCCGCGAGAACCACCCCAAGTTCCTACTTGATGTCAACCTTTGCGGCAACAGCTTGCTGCAGTCGACCTGGGAACGACTCCTTCCCCTGGCTGGTCCTTCACGAATGACTGTCGTCGCTGGACCTGCTCACTCTGAGGGCATTTTGGGCCAGCTGCCCAACCTGGATTCCTCGAATCTATTCACCGAGCCTGGCCCCAAGGATTCCATGGCTGCCATCggcttggctgctgctatcTTGCTTAGACGCGACCCCGAGGCAGTGATCGGATCCTTTGCGGCTGATCATATGATCTCTGGCGAGGATGCTTTCCTTGGTGCTGTAACTGAGGCCGTCGAGGTGGCCAAGGAAGGCTACCTGGTCACAATTGGCATCGCACCCTCTCACCCTGCCACTGGATTTGGTTACATCCGACTGGGTGACAAACTTGGATTGAAATCAGCCCCCCACTCACGACTGGTGAGCTCTTTCAAGGAGAAGCCTGATGCTCACACCGCTGCCAAATACCTTGCTACGGGTCAATACCGCTGGAACGCAGGCATGTTCGTCACCAAGGCCTCCCTCCTcatggagctgatgaaggagaacTGCCCCGATCTCCATGAGGGTTTGATGAACATCTCTGCAGTGTGGGATGATGAGGCCGCACGCAAGACTGCCCTGGAGGAAGTTTGGCCCActctggagaagattccCATCGATAACGCGGTTGCTGAGCCTGCGGCTGCTCAAGGAAAGGTGGCAGTTATTCCCTCCACATTCG GTTGGGACGATGTTGGTGacttttcatctttggccgAGATGCTGCCGGCTGAGTCGAACAAGCCTCGTGTGCTTGGTGACCAGAGACTGG TTGTATCCGAACAAACTGCTGGAGGAATTGTTGTGCCCGTGTCTGGCCGGTTGATTACGTGTCTTGGTGTTGACGACATCGTTATCGTTGACGCTCCTGATGCACTCATGGTAACTACTAGAGCTCGTTCCCAGGAGGTGAAGTCACTGGTCAAGAAATGTCGCGAGGCTGGATGGAAGAATTTGTTGTAA
- a CDS encoding nmrA-like family domain-containing protein, whose protein sequence is MSIKYAKDQPADFTNRIENVAIIGAGGQVGKYIAEELLKTGKHTVTAITRIGSNSGLPAGVKVVQVDYDDEETIVNGLKGQQFLFISLAVTAPRDTQTKVIAAAAKAGVSWIMPNSYGGDFANKQLLTDIMTAPGAQASQAAVDAIETAGMSWVYMSCSFWYEYSLAMGEPWYGFDIPNKKVTFYDDGKTRINTSTWIQCGRAAAQLLSLKELPDDENDQSPTISQWRNKILYISSFLVSQRDMLDSVHRALGTTDSDWQIEYEPTDVRFKRGQEIFKTGNIVGFGMAMYSRVFYPNGDGNFESKYGLANKVLGLPEEDFDEATKLAVEMAEAGFGPRRIQTISALRH, encoded by the exons ATGTCCATCAAGTACGCTAAAGATCAGCCTGCAGACTTCACCAACCGTATTGAGAACGTGGCCATTATTGGA GCTGGAGGCCAAGTTGGCAAATATATTGccgaggagctgctcaagaccGGAAAGCACACTGTTACCGCCATTACCCGTATTGGAAGTAACAGTGGGCTTCCTGCTGGGGTCAAAGTCGTCCAAGTCGACtatgatgacgaagagaccATCGTTAATGGGCTCAAGGGCCAGCagttcctcttcatctccctcgcCGTGACAGCTCCTAGAGACACTCAGACCAAAGTCAtcgctgcagcagccaaggcTGGTGTGTCGTGGATCATGCCCAACTCGTATGGCGGCGACTTTGCCAACAAGCAACTTCTGACGGACATCATGACCGCTCCCGGTGCCCAAGCTTCCCAAGCCGCTGTTGATGCCATAGAGACGGCCGGTATGTCTTGGGTATACATGAGTTGCAGCTtctggtacgagtactcgcTTGCCATGGGTGAACCGTGGTATGGTTTCGATATTCCAAACAAAAAGGTCACCTTTTACGATGACGGCAAGACACGGATTAACACGTCAACCTGGATACAATGCGGTAGGGCGGCGGCACAGCTTCTTAgcctcaaggagctgcctgatgatgagaatgaccAATCGCCTACTATTTCTCAGTGGCGGAACAAGATCCTTTAcatctccagcttcctcGTCTCTCAGAGAGACATGCTCGACAGCGTGCACCGGGCATTGGGAACAACCGATAGCGACTGGCAGATTGAGTATGAGCCAACAGACGTCCGGTTCAAGCGAGGACAGGAGATCTTCAAGACCGGCAACATCGTAGGCTTTGGTATGGCCATGTACTCGCGCGTCTTTTATCCCAATGGCGATGGCAACTTTGAGTCCAAGTATGGTCTGGCAAATAAGGTGCTAGGACTACCagaagaagactttgatgAAGCAACCAAGCTTGCAGTTGAAATGGCCGAAGCTGGATTTGGGCCTCGCCGAATCCAGACGATTAGCGCATTGAGACACTGA
- a CDS encoding bZIP transcription factor domain-containing protein: MAGIAEASPYIACGPDYANAGHISLPYPPADREGTSTTIWPNLCYSSTGLEHSSDVFLPTLPLQTAEWDIAEGFLKYPDPSSITSPPAESVTSGSESSQSAGMIWDYQNDQLPQGPEYSPSTPATSTTSDNCFSIAPSSLHTFKEEPSTACKKQTKTRKASSLSSTEEGSVAKRPRRTKTPQEQEASRQRIREKNRVAADKCRGRQRVAVEKLSSRHDALEDENRQLNQIMKDLVAERIVLKNMLLEHGSCGCELIENYLRDSAVRWVKQVESQSINVEAA; this comes from the coding sequence ATGGCTGGCATTGCCGAAGCTTCCCCATACATCGCTTGCGGTCCAGACTACGCCAATGCAGGTCACATTTCCCTGCCATATCCGCCGGCGGATCGGGAGGGCACCTCGACCACGATCTGGCCCAACCTGTGCTACAGCTCGACAGGTCTAGAACACTCTTCAGATGTCTTCTTACCTACCCTCCCCTTGCAAACTGCCGAATGGGATATAGCAGAGGGCTTCCTCAAGTATCCCGACCCAAGCAGCATTACCAGCCCTCCCGCCGAAAGCGTTACATCTGGGAGCGAAAGCTCTCAAAGCGCCGGCATGATATGGGATTATCAAAACGACCAACTCCCACAGGGCCCTGAATACAGCCcgtcaacaccagcaaccTCCACCACATCTGACAACTGCTTCTCCATCGCACCATCATCACTACACACATTCAAAGAAGAGCCTTCAACAGCCTGCAAGAAGCAGACCAAGACTCGAaaagcatcatcattgtcatcaaCTGAAGAGGGCAGCGTCGCAAAAAGGCCTCGCCGGACCAAGACCcctcaagaacaagaagcaagccgCCAGCGCATTCGAGAGAAGAATCGCGTGGCGGCGGACAAGTGCCGCGGCAGACAGCGAGTCGCGGTGGAAAAGCTCAGCTCCAGGCACGACGccttggaagatgagaatcGACAGCTCAATCAGATTATGAAAGACTTAGTCGCGGAGCGGATTGTGCTGAAGAATATGCTGCTGGAGCATGGCAGCTGCGGGTGCGAATTAATTGAGAATTATCTGCGGGACAGCGCGGTGCGATGGGTGAAGCAGGTAGAATCACAGTCTATTAATGTAGAGGCGGCCTGA